In Bos taurus isolate L1 Dominette 01449 registration number 42190680 breed Hereford chromosome 13, ARS-UCD2.0, whole genome shotgun sequence, the DNA window CACTCATTTGTTCTCTATCTGTTAGACTGTGCATCTCTCCTATGCCGAGCTGTCTTCCCAGCACTCAGCAGTGGACAGGGGCATGACCCAGACTGTGGGAGCTCCTCTTCCAGTGGGTGGGCAGCCAGTTCTGTGCCCTGGCTCCCAGTCCTGGCTGGTGAGTGTCTGCCTGTCCTGAGTCCATTCAGGGACAGACCCCAGGCAGTCACCCCTCCTGGCTCCATCTCAGCTCTGGTCCAAGGTGCTCTGTTcacccccatctctctctcctcgGGGTCATGGGGCAGCATCTCTGCTCTTGAGCCTTCCCCTCAATGAACAGTCAACCAATCAGCACTTTGCAGGCTGTGAGGCATCCCCCACGATGGGGTGGGGTGGCAAGGAGGAAAGACTGCTTCTATCCCCAGAGCCCCACAAATGCAGGGCACATAGTCGTGCTCAGTTAACACTCAGGGAATTAGTGACCCATTGAGACATTTGAAGAGAGGCGGTTTCAAAGATGTTCTGTAAATCACAGGAGGCCCGTCAAGTTTCCTCTGGAGCCAGGAGCAGGAAGAGCAGGTTTAGGAGGTATGCAGCAGCCCCAGAGAAAGTACCGAGGAGGAGGTTTCTGGAAGGAGGCCATGAGTCCCAGGTTTAGGTGAGAAGGGGACCGGGGAGTTGCTGATGCCAGCACAGGCACCTCCATCACCCCTCTAGTGAATGGGTATCTTTGTTTGCAGGCCCCAGGAGGCCAGCTGTTGGGTGAGTTCTGTCCAACCCCAGTGGGGCTGTTTGCTGCAGCAAACAGGGCCTATACCCTTAAGGCCCCACCCCCAGTTGGGGGAAGGTCTACCTGCAGGTGAATCCACAGGCCTCTTCTGGGGGTGACCTGCCAGTTCTAATACCATGCAGGTGGCCAATATGTGTGCCCTTTGACCCAGTGACCCTGCCTGCAGGAGCCTCCTAGGTGTCCCTGCACAGGTGTGCATGTGCATCAGGGTCAGCGAGGCTAGAGAGGCCTGCCTCCCACCTTGTTCCTTTGAACACACAGACAAGGTGTGTTTGTTTTTGGCAGTGTCATatgtcttgtgggatcttagttccccccaTCAGGGATAGAAACCGGGGCTACAGCAGTGAAAGAactgagtcctaaccgctggactgctGAGGAAGTTCTAGGTGAGGTTTTTAACCATGGGCTTATGTGCctttgaaataaatagaaaatcaaaccttttaaaatcatttgtagAAACATTTAGACAATCCCATCCCAGTCAGGTATGGCAGGGAGGGGGTGCCTGGGGGGGCCCAGTATATGGTGGGTTCTCTCTGCTGGACCTCCTGGCAGGAAACCTGAGTCACGTGCCTGCGTGGACGTGGCTCCTCCCTGAAGCTGAAGGGTGACCAGGGGTcaggtgggggagggcaggagcAGAGTGTTCTGGGCAGTGGGGAGAGCTGGCTGGTCCCAGCACAGATCCTGGGGTCAGGCCACCCTCTCTCCAGAGTTCCCGGTCTGCTTCTAAGCCTGAGCTGGTCACCACCACTTAAGGCCCTCACATCCCCTCCCTGTGCCAGGAGCTGGGATAGTTTCTCCCACTGTGTTCATAGCCTGACCAGGAACAGGAAGCCCAGCTccagactctgtgactccatcCTTCCTGTGTCCGCTGGTTTGCCAGAAGAAAAGGCTTCCCCTCAGGGCTGGTCTAGGGGGCCTCAGCCCCTATGCTGGGCCCACAGAATCTCTACATTGGGCCTCTGGTGACCCTCTGCTCCCTGCTCTGGGCGATCCTCATGCTATCCCACCCCCCAACATCAGTGAGGACCATTGCCGGATTTTCCAGCTGGCTGGGTGGCAGTCTGGGGTAGGTCCAGGCGTGGCTCTCAGATCCTGCCTGCCTCTTCCCTGGCCAGCAGGCTGGTGTGGCTGCACCACCTGAGGCCTGTAGTTTCAGGAGCCAATCCTTCCATAGCTCAGCCCCTGTTGAGCACCTCAAATGTTTCAGTTGACATCATTTGTGATCCCTGTCCTGGCTGAACAGTGAACccccagactcctgtccattggGTACCTGTGAGTATGGcattatttgaaaatagggtctGTGCAAATACAATGAAGCTAAGATGAGGTCACACTGGATTAGGgtggccctaaatccaatgacagtGTCCTCATAGGAAGAGGAAGTTTCAGAGACACAACACAGGGAGAAGCTCGTGTGAGACACAGGCAGAGAGCTAGGGACACTCGGGGCCACCAGAAGGTGGGAGAGCCAGCATTCCAGGCCTTTCACCTTCAGCAGATCTAGGCCTTGGGAAGATGTTACAAATGCCAGAGCTGGAAAAGAAGAGACCCATCCAGAAGCCATGTTGGAGCAGGGCCACAGGAGTTGGGAGGCCTGCTAGGTGTCCAGGATGGGGGCCTGGTGTGGGATAGGGTGGGAGTGAGTGATGAATGGAAGTGATGTCCCTTCAGGAAGGAGGGCAGGAAGGGTCTCTCCATTCCCCAAATAGAGACTCTAATGCCCTGAGCAGATCCTGGACTAGGGTAAAGTGCAGCGCTGAACTGTTTTCCTCCCTGTGGTGAAATTCGAGGTCAAGAATCTAAATGCAAAATGGTTATAAGCTGAGCCCCAAGGAGACCCAAGAGAGCGCTCACTAGGCGGCAATCTCAGGAGGCCCGAGCCCAGGGCGAGGACCGCTAACCTCAGAGCCTGGGCTCCCCTCCGAGGGTTGTTGGCGGGGCGTTTGGGGCGAGGTGTGGGGTAGAGCGGACTGCAGCCCGCTGAAAGTGGCTTTCGGTGGATGCTCGCATTCGCGGGTTGCTCTTCTTCACACCTGAGGGACAAGCGCAGGGGGTGCCACCGGGCTCACAATCCGCGCCAACCTGTGCCGGCACGCGCCGTGCAGCCGCATCATTGCCACCTCTGTGGCTGCGGTAGCGAGGCCAGACAGGTGCACACCTGCGGGGCTGGGCCTGCAGCGCTCCAGGACATGCCCATGTTACTGACTGGGCTTGCCCCATCCCGCCGCGCAAGACTGGGACCAGGGCGCGAGATCCGTCCCGCCGGGGGGCAGCGCGCAGGCGCGGCGCGTGGCTGCCCGTCGACCTCCCGGCCTGCCCCGCGCTAGCTGACGTCGCGCCGCCTGGTCCCCGCCGCTGCCGCTGCCGCTGCCGCTGCCGTCGCCGCCGCTGCCCCTGCCGCCGCCGCCATTGGAGTCGGCGCCTAGTCAGTGCGTCCCGTCCCGCTAGCCGCCTCGCGCCTGCCCACGAGCGGCTCGCGCGCCCGGCAgccgccgcgccgccgccgccgcccggccgGCCGGTGCCCGGGGAGGAGGCGGCGGGCCCGGGGCCGCGAGAGCTCGGGTGACAGGCCCGGCCTCGCGGGGAGGCCCGAGCCGGCGGGCGCCCTGGCCCCGCGCCGCGCCGGCTGTTCATGAAGCATGTCGGCCACCAGCGTGGACCCCCAGGTAGTAGCGGGACCGGGGTCGCGGGGCCGGGCGGCGGGGTCGCGGGGGCCGCTTACGGAGCCGGGGTCTGGGTCGCGGGGTTGGGCTGGGGTCATGGGACCGGAGCGCCGTCGTCTGGGGCCACGGACCGGTTCGGGCCGGAGCTCGTCGCCCGCCGGGAGGGGTTCTCGTGGATAAGTTGTGTTTCTTCTCCCCGGGTGCTGTCCGTTCGCATGTCCGGCCTGCGGCGAATCAGAGAACAAAAGGACAAGATAATAAAGGTGAGCGAAGTCGGGACGGCAGCCAGGGACCGGGGCGGAGGGGCTCGGGAGCGGAGGGGGCGGCGCTCGCCGAGACCCGGTGCACGTgtatgggagagagagaggtctCTGAAGCGGCGGCCAGGACCGCGGAGTTTTCCTTTCTCAGCTTTAGGGAGAGAAAACTTCGGATTTTGATATTGGGGGAGACGAAACAGGTTAAAAACAGGGAGTTTTCAAGAAGTAAATCGACGGGGAGAGTAATTTCGTAGTTCCCTCTTTCCTCAGGGTAGTGGcggggggaagggaaggaggccaGGGGCTGAGCGACCCTTCCGTCTGTGACCCCAGGCGTGGGGCTGGCCCTTGGCCCTGTACTCTGGCTCCTTACCCCAGTAGTTCAAGCCTCTGTCTTTTGAGTGTCTTGTAATCTCGGGATAGTCTGGCTTGGGGTCCACCCCTAAAACTCACTCCTGGGAAAACTGGTGACGCTTCATGTTTACTCCATAGACTATTttgaaccggtgtgtgtgtgcctcGGGTGTAACCAAATAGGGTTATCACGTTTGGAGATTGGAGAAGGCCCAGCACTTCTTTACCTTCCCCTCCTTTCCTGGCTGAGTGTGGTGACAGTGGAAAGTAAGAGTGCAGCCAGATAATAGTTCAGAGACGTCCAGTTACAGCTTCCCAGCCTCACTCCCACTCCTCGCGGGGCATACAAAGACCTTTGAATGCATCACCTTTACCAAAACCGGGTTATAAGTTCCTGGCATTATCTCATCTGTACCTCCCTTTTGTTAGTGTCTACCAAATTCcaattaattttcataaaaatcGTTACCTAAGTTATTGAAAGTTTTGTATCACTTTTCTAATTAGCTGCGTGTCAATTCTGAATGTCTGCgtccatttttaaagtaaaagcaaTTTCTAGAAGTTGATGGACATAAACTTGACTTTTTCCAATTTCCATGATTAAAAGCAACGTTTTAAGAATTCAAAGGTAATATGTTCCAAATTTTCTTGCAGTACAAaatggttctttgcatcagaaggATACCGTTCATGACAATGACTTTGAGCCCTACCTTTCTGGACAGTCAAACCAGGTGAGTTTATCTTTTTATAACATGTTTGCATTTATTTCACCTGAGTTTTGAAAAAGTAAATACACCTTTACTACTTATTTCTGATGTTATCATCCTGAACAACAGAGATGCAGACTATAAAATACTAAAGGTAAAGTAAGACACTGACAAAGGCTTGTTTTGAAGAGCAGCATCACATGGAAGGTGGGGCATGAGCGCAGTGAAGCTGGTCTTCTCTCTGGAGGAGATGACATCCCACCGGGGCTGGCAAGCATGCGGCATTCTAGTTGGGCGGTCTCAGCATTGCTGGGTCAATGATGGCATTGCGTTTGACAAAGTGGAGTGTCACTTAGTTCTCTGAAGCTttccagtgacttttttttttttagctctgaGCGATTGGAATTTTGGTCTAGGAGCAGCTAGAGCAGGACTCTGAAGTGAGGCTCCATCTTTGAGTTCTTCACGCCGCTGCTGACTGGGACACTTTCTTGATGGCTTGCCCTCTCTGCTCACTTACTTTTCTCTAGACAGTTGAAGAGGTGACTCCTGACAGAGTTGTGGGCAGGGTGGACTACAGGGTGCCCCTAGAGCTCAAGGCAGTACCTAATGGGTTGTAGCCATCCGTTCTCTTAGGTGTTTTCTTAGCCTTGGCAGTAAGGGGATTGTGGATTGAAGTGCTCTGTTTGGGCGGCCGTCTTGCACACTGTAGGATGTTTAGGAGCCTCCTGGGCCTGCATCCATGAAATGTCATTAGTATCTGCATGCTATCTCGTGTGACAACCAGAAATGTCACAGGTGTCTTCTGGGGGGCTGTGTTGTCCTGTCTAAAACCACTAGGTCAGTTTGAGTTCAAGTTTAAACAAAACATCTGTCACTTTTAAAGTACATGGTGtatgtttgctttaaaataaaatgaggctCTGCCTCTTTCCTGTGGAATGAAGCTGGGCTGCCTGTTTCCTTGCTTGTCTGCTCTTCTCTGGAGTGTCTTAGGGCTTTTCTCCATTCTCTTTCCTGCTCCACTTGGCAGGACAGAGGCTGAGGGCCACACACTCCCCAcccgaccccaccccaccccaccccaccccatcccatcccgaAGAACCCACCCCTCCTCTCGGCAGGACAAGGGACTGCTCTGTGATGGCCTTTCAGCCAGAGGTGTGGCAGGAAGTTGAGCGGACTTAAACTTATTTCTCTTGCATGATTTGCTCCAGCAGTGTTATGTATTAAATTTTAACCAAAAATATCAGGAGAGGAGGTTgcttcatttaaaacaaaatttcttaAGGTAGGATGTTTTAAAAAGGAGTAGatggcttccttttttttttaagtttatttttgactgctctgggtcatcttcattgctgcatgtgggcttttctctagttgcagcaagcgggggctactctttgttgtggtgtgtgggcttctcattgcagtggtttctcttattATGGGGCACGGGCTCTGGGGcgtgtggacttcagtagttgttgCACATGGTGTCAGTAGTTGTGcctcacgggctctagagcacaggctcaatagttgtggtgcacgggctttgttgctctgtggcatgtgggatcttcccagagcagggattgaacctatgttccctgcattggcaggcggattcttaatcactggaccaccagggatgtttGAGTAGGTGACTTTCCAATGTCAGTGGAGTACTCCCAGCTGTCTTACTCTGGGGAGGCCATTGGAAAGACTGGGGTAGGTTGGtgctgtcagtggacacttaaaAAATAGCCCCTTCATTCTGCATGTTAagatgtgctgttctcagcaagATGACTAGACAGCACATCACTTAAGAGGGACTCTGTTAAGAAAACTCTTGATAGAAAGTAGACTGTCCAGAAATGCCCAATTGTGTAGGAAGCATGCCACTCAGGAGGGCTCTTAGATCCTAAGTTTTCCTGGCCTTTTCATATTAGGGACACAGACCGTGAGGGCCAGTGAGGTTCTGCTGTGCccagtggcagagccaggctgtGGACTGAGCAGCAGGACCTCTCACAGCATGCAGCAAGGTCCATGGGTCCTGTGTGTGCCACTCCTTTCTTCACCAGGGCTGTGATGCCATCAAGAATCCCTCCTCTAGATGTGGGCTCTGCTGCTATATCCTTCCAGGCTGCTAATGAGGAGGCCTGAGTGGCGATGGCTGTGGCCAGGAGCAGTGAGCCCACTTCCCGTCTGTGCGCTCAGTCTTTACTGAGGCGGTGTTGACATGAGATGAGCTGTGTGTGTTTAAAGAAGGCGGTTTTCTATGTGACTTTCTCTGGTACGCATGGCACCTGTGGAGCTGTTGCTAAGGCGAGGTTGTGGGCATATCCATCAGCCTTGTGATGCTTTCTTACCTTTTCTTAACCCAGACGTGGTGTGTGGTAGCCAGTTGGAGACACTGTTTTTCTGGCTTGTGAAGCCTTAAGGCTTCAAATGatttggaaaacatttaaaagcacACCTGTCAGTTGAGTTAGGTGACTTGTACCCACGCTTTGGTAGGTCTGCCTTCCTCAGAAAGGCCCGGGGTCCCTGCTTCTGGTGTGTTTTTCTTCCTAGTGGCCTCAAGGAGCATCCTTATGTAGCAGCTCtggatctgcttctgtgacttgAAATACTCATCAGTCAGTATTTTGGAAATGATGAGGGTAGAGAAAGCACAGGGAAGGACAGCAGGGCTGGGGTAGGGGGCCCAGGGGCAAGGGTGAGAGGCGTTGGGTGGGGccctggggattccctggtagctcagctggtaaagagtctgcctgtaaggcaggagaccctggttcagatcctgggtcagtaagattcgctggagaagggatgggctatccactccagcatacttgggcttccctggtggctaagctggtaaagaatctgcctgcaatgtgggagacccgggttcaatccctgggttaggcagatcccctggagaagggaacagctacccactccagtattctgtcctggagaaggccgtggactgtattgtccatggggtcacaaagagttggacacactgagcgacttgcactttctGGGGCTACCAGATCATCCTGACTTTGCCCTTCTCAGGGCCTTCCTGCTTTCCGGTTCTCTGTTTTTACCTCTGAAAGGTAAGGAAAGACTGAAAGGACCCAGAAAATTCCTGCTCAGAGTTTTGGAGACAGTGCCTCTGAGTTTGGTGTGAGTGCTACCGGCTGACAGAGGGCTGAGTGTGTGGACAGAGGGGCCCCCGGGGCTCAGCATCTTCACTCGAGCATCTGGTTGTTGGCAGACTCAGCAGCATCCCCGCTCGTGTTGACGGTGACAGAAAGGGGGAAAGTCAcctttttcacttttcctcttGAATAATTCAGTTGTTCTGGGTGTAATGAGAAACATTCGCCTCCTAAGAAAAGAATGTTGTGTGAATTCACTCGTTCCGAGTGCTAGTGCCGATTCACTGGGAGTCAGTGTAGACCCATTTGGGAACCTTTTCGAAAGCTTTGCCGTTGGTCGTGTCCTCTGATGAGATGTGGGCAGAGCCCCTCAAGTGCTGGGGGTGTTCCTCCACTGTGGGATCAGCATGGCATCACCTCAAGACCTCATGTCGCTGTTTCTCACACGCCATCCTGCGAGGTCGAGCTGGCTTGTCCCTGTGTGAATGCTCCTCAGCATGCTTCgcaggtggtgtgtgtgtcttGGGCTTCTGGAGGCTCCTTtctgtttccccttctgtttccCCTCCAGTCCCGTCTTTTGGTCACTGTAATGGTTGAGTCCCTGTATCGTTTGTGAAACTTAAAGCATTTGAGTAatttcagaatttctttcttctcaACAAAATGGATATAGGGGTCAAacatttcaacttttaaaaaggtGATTCTGGTCATTGAGAATGAGAGACTTTTTCCTAACGTGGTTaagttttaagtataaaataactCTTAATTATAGAATTAATTTATGAGTTTATTGTGTTTTACTGTTCGGGTTTTGAAAAACGGTTGCCTGGGGCTGACTGTCAACGACTCTGAGTTTATACTGTTTGGAGTGTCCATTTTGTTTATCACTTTAGATTTGGTCACGAGGAGGTGTCCTAAGAGTCCAACACATGGGGGTGTTTTTTCTCCCATTACTGGACTAATTCTGCCTTGAAGTCCTGTCAGCCTTCCTTTTTTGAGGCCCTGAATTATACAGAGGCTATAATTAGATGTCTCATGTGTGAAAGCAGTCGTCAGGGTGGTTTTACCTGAGTCCTCCTTAAGAGTTTGTTCTGTACTGCTCCTTTGACTAGACCAGTGATACAGCTGTCCAGAGGTGTTAGTGTGCTCGGAGGAAGTGGGCAGTTTGTTTTATCCCTTTGGTCTCTGCACCCACGTCCCTGGCGGGTAAGCTTGAGCCTCCTGACCTGGGTTGCATGGCTGACTAAGCAGACAGCGTGTTTGCTGTCTCAGGAGCCCAGCTGGGGAGCGTGTCTGTAGAGCCCTAGGCCGCGGTCAGGCGGGCTTCCGAGGGGCTGGGGTGATCACGAGCAGCCTGAACCCTGGTCGGCCCCACAGCCCGGCTCACGGAGTGAGCACAGCTCAGTTGCCCTGTGACCTGGAGCCTGGACAGTTGGCCTAAGCACCATGTACGGAAGCACCATCTTTGTGGGGAGGGGATGCAGACCACAGCGAGGAGGGCGCCGCAGGTTCCCTGCTGATCCCAGCAGCCTCACCTGTTACTCTGCTGCTTTGCTCTCAGAGTTTGGAGGGAGATCTGGCTGATGTGGGACTGGGCTGCCAGTAAGATGggaatgaaaatatatatgcgGTTCCCAGTGCTGTAGATCACTGCACACAGCCTGCTTGTGCCCCGTGGTCCTGTGGGGACATAGTGTCAGGAGGGGTCGGGCAGGGCTGGTTCAGAGCCCAGCTCTCCCAGTAAAGGGGACCCTGGCGTGTGGAGACGCTAGGGAGACTTGCCCATCCCCCATAGCTGGGTCTCCTCTGAGAGCCTGCCCAGGAAACAGTGGAGACTGAGGGGGCCAGACCTCTTTGGGCTCAGGGTTGGAGGTCCAGGCAGATGTCCAGAAAAGCCTGTGGAGGGGTCTCTGGGGCGGCCCTTGACAGGGGCAGGAGTCCTGAGGGTTGAGAGTGGGAAAGGTATCCATCCAGGCGCGTCATTAGCGAGCATCCTGGCTGCTGTTAGAAGCGCCTGCTGCCTCTCGAGCACTTCGTCACTCTGCCTGTGCTGCCCGTGTCCTGCTCGAGTGTTACTGCTGTAGGACAGAGACCTGCTCCTCAGGCTGCTTCCTGTGAGTGGTCACTCTTAAAAGTAGAGTGGCGGGGCGGGTCTCCTGACTCGAGTCATGATCATGACAAGTGGTCCTGAGTGTTTGGGTGGCCACGTGGGTCGTCTGGGTGTTTGCCCTCTGTGTCCTGCCCGGGCTCCCGTTGTGTGCTGCTCACACCTGCGCTGAAGCGGACGTGCTCGGTGTGGCAGTGTCTCTGCCATGTCACGGCCTAACTCTTCCCGTGCTTGTTTTCACAGAGTAACAGTTACCCCTCCATGGCCGACCCCTACCTGTCCAGCTATTACCCGCCATCCATCGGATTCCCCTATTCCCTCAACGAGGCACCATGGTCTACTGGAGGGGACCCTCCAATCCCCTACCTCACCACCTACGGACAGCTCAGTAACGGAGACCACCACTTCGTGCACGATGCCGTTTTCGGGCAGCCTGGGGGATTGGGCAGCAACATCTACCAGCACAGGTTTAATTTCTTCCCTGAAAACCCTGCCTTCTCGGCCTGGGGGACTAGTGGGTCTCAGGGTCAGCAGGCTCAGAGTTCAGCCTACGGGAACAGCTACACCTACCCGCCAAGCTCCTTGGGTGGCACGATTGTGGACGGACAGACAGGCTTTCATGGTGATACCCTCAACAAGGCACCAGGAATGAAcagcctggagcagggcatggtggGCCTGAAGATTGGGGACGTCACCACCTCTGCAGTCAAGACGGTAGGGTCGGTCGTCAGCAGTGTGGCCATGACAGGCATCCTTTCTGGCAACGGTGGGACAAATGTGCCCCTGCCAGTGTCGAAGccgacctcatgggctgccattGCCAGCAAACCTGCTAAACCACAGCCGAAAATGAAGGCCAAGAGCGGGCCTGCCATCGGGGGGGCGCTGCCCCCGCCACCTATTAAACATAACATGGACATTGGTACTTGGGACAACAAGGGACCTGTGCCCAAAGCCCCGGCCCCCCAGCAGGTTCCAGCCTCCTCGGcggccccccagccccagccgGCCATGCAGCCTCTTCCCGCCCAACCTCCCCTTCCGGCCCCACCACAGCACACGGGCCCCCAGCAGCTGCCCCAGACCCGCTGGGTTGCCCCTCGTAGCAGAAATGCGGCGTTCGGGCAGACTGGGGGCCTCGGCAGCGACAGTAACTCCTCCGGGGGCGCCCAGCCCAGCACGACCCCGAGCGCAGAGTCCCACCCCGTCCTAGAAAAACTGAAAGCCGCCCACAGCTACAACCCCAAGGAGTTTGACTGGAACCTGAAGAGCGGGCGTGTGTTCATCATCAAGAGCTACTCTGAGGATGATGTGCACCGTTCTATCAAGTACTCGCTCTGGTGTAGCACAGAGCATGGCAACCGGCGCCTGGACAGTGCCTTCCGCGCCCTGGGCAGCAAGGGGCCCGTCTACCTGCTCTTCAGCGTCAACGGCAGCGGCCATTTCTGCGGGGTGGCCGAGATGAAGTCGCCTGTGGACTACGGCACCAGCGCTGGGGTCTGGTCCCAGGACAAGTGGAAGGGCAAGTTTGACGTGAAGTGGATCTTTGTGAAGGACGTGCCCAACAGCCAGCTGCGGCACATCCGGCtggaaaacaatgacaacaagccGGTCA includes these proteins:
- the LOC112449235 gene encoding CLK4-associating serine/arginine rich protein-like, whose protein sequence is MNSRRGAGPGRPPARASPRGRACHPSSRGPGPAASSPGTGRPGGGGGAAAAGRASRSWAGARRLAGRDALTRRRLQWRRRQGQRRRRQRQRQRQRRGPGGATSASAGQAGRSTGSHAPRLRAAPRRDGSRALVPVLRGGMGQAQSVTWACPGALQAQPRRCEEEQPANASIHRKPLSAGCSPLYPTPRPKRPANNPRRGAQALRLAVLALGSGLLRLPPSPHPGHLAGLPTPVALLQHGFWMGLFFSSSGICNIFPRPRSAEGERPGMLALPPSGGPECP
- the YTHDF1 gene encoding YTH domain-containing family protein 1 — translated: MSATSVDPQRTKGQDNKVSLQNGSLHQKDTVHDNDFEPYLSGQSNQSNSYPSMADPYLSSYYPPSIGFPYSLNEAPWSTGGDPPIPYLTTYGQLSNGDHHFVHDAVFGQPGGLGSNIYQHRFNFFPENPAFSAWGTSGSQGQQAQSSAYGNSYTYPPSSLGGTIVDGQTGFHGDTLNKAPGMNSLEQGMVGLKIGDVTTSAVKTVGSVVSSVAMTGILSGNGGTNVPLPVSKPTSWAAIASKPAKPQPKMKAKSGPAIGGALPPPPIKHNMDIGTWDNKGPVPKAPAPQQVPASSAAPQPQPAMQPLPAQPPLPAPPQHTGPQQLPQTRWVAPRSRNAAFGQTGGLGSDSNSSGGAQPSTTPSAESHPVLEKLKAAHSYNPKEFDWNLKSGRVFIIKSYSEDDVHRSIKYSLWCSTEHGNRRLDSAFRALGSKGPVYLLFSVNGSGHFCGVAEMKSPVDYGTSAGVWSQDKWKGKFDVKWIFVKDVPNSQLRHIRLENNDNKPVTNSRDTQEVPLEKARQVLRIIASYRHSTSIFDDFSHYERRQEEEEVVRKERQSRNKQ
- the YTHDF1 gene encoding YTH domain-containing family protein 1 isoform X2; its protein translation is MKHVGHQRGPPVQNGSLHQKDTVHDNDFEPYLSGQSNQSNSYPSMADPYLSSYYPPSIGFPYSLNEAPWSTGGDPPIPYLTTYGQLSNGDHHFVHDAVFGQPGGLGSNIYQHRFNFFPENPAFSAWGTSGSQGQQAQSSAYGNSYTYPPSSLGGTIVDGQTGFHGDTLNKAPGMNSLEQGMVGLKIGDVTTSAVKTVGSVVSSVAMTGILSGNGGTNVPLPVSKPTSWAAIASKPAKPQPKMKAKSGPAIGGALPPPPIKHNMDIGTWDNKGPVPKAPAPQQVPASSAAPQPQPAMQPLPAQPPLPAPPQHTGPQQLPQTRWVAPRSRNAAFGQTGGLGSDSNSSGGAQPSTTPSAESHPVLEKLKAAHSYNPKEFDWNLKSGRVFIIKSYSEDDVHRSIKYSLWCSTEHGNRRLDSAFRALGSKGPVYLLFSVNGSGHFCGVAEMKSPVDYGTSAGVWSQDKWKGKFDVKWIFVKDVPNSQLRHIRLENNDNKPVTNSRDTQEVPLEKARQVLRIIASYRHSTSIFDDFSHYERRQEEEEVVRKERQSRNKQ
- the YTHDF1 gene encoding YTH domain-containing family protein 1 isoform X1, whose amino-acid sequence is MSATSVDPQRTKGQDNKVQNGSLHQKDTVHDNDFEPYLSGQSNQSNSYPSMADPYLSSYYPPSIGFPYSLNEAPWSTGGDPPIPYLTTYGQLSNGDHHFVHDAVFGQPGGLGSNIYQHRFNFFPENPAFSAWGTSGSQGQQAQSSAYGNSYTYPPSSLGGTIVDGQTGFHGDTLNKAPGMNSLEQGMVGLKIGDVTTSAVKTVGSVVSSVAMTGILSGNGGTNVPLPVSKPTSWAAIASKPAKPQPKMKAKSGPAIGGALPPPPIKHNMDIGTWDNKGPVPKAPAPQQVPASSAAPQPQPAMQPLPAQPPLPAPPQHTGPQQLPQTRWVAPRSRNAAFGQTGGLGSDSNSSGGAQPSTTPSAESHPVLEKLKAAHSYNPKEFDWNLKSGRVFIIKSYSEDDVHRSIKYSLWCSTEHGNRRLDSAFRALGSKGPVYLLFSVNGSGHFCGVAEMKSPVDYGTSAGVWSQDKWKGKFDVKWIFVKDVPNSQLRHIRLENNDNKPVTNSRDTQEVPLEKARQVLRIIASYRHSTSIFDDFSHYERRQEEEEVVRKERQSRNKQ